One genomic segment of Osmia bicornis bicornis chromosome 16, iOsmBic2.1, whole genome shotgun sequence includes these proteins:
- the LOC114871535 gene encoding putative aminopeptidase-2 yields the protein MNFIQDWASITVLLLVVAGFQLTKGNQERFAEDGENITFYDYRLPKTVIPISYEINLIPTMGGDFTFIGSMSINAIVQQLTDTVTLHHGSVNITTLTVNWNNQTINKTPSRYNDTTEKYEISLNRTLNKGESISINIAYRGKLRDDMIGFYKSSYIDSNGKIRWIASTQFQTAHARHAFPCFDEPSFKARFTIRILTPQGYNSLSNMPLHKSYKEPQGTWDEFQQSIPMSTYLVAFIISDFESLQIGNLSIWARPNAIRQAMYARDLGLEGLLYLSRLFKQDFNIPKMDMVAIPDFSAGAMENWGLITYREMRLLCDSSTSDYANQSVATVIVHELTHEWFGNMITPEWWSYLWLSEAFARYFQYFGTAQIEKTWNLEEQFVVEQHQTAYASDGVESSQPMSREVSNTQQLSSIGDTITYNKGGSIVRMMNLTFGSEVFEASLQNYLSNNKETKVARPENLWEEFQKEINRRNQSLNATVREIMSTWTEKAGYPVLNITINREGVASLQQGRFFLRNLKSTPTNMVWWVPLSWTTKENPNFNVVKPRHWLNKERDTINVGNSSGWVIFNVQSSGFYRVNYDYASWYRIFETLNSKNYADIHVLNRAALVDDSLNLARAGMLSYNITFDCLRYLKLETNYLPFKSAFSGLSYLDQRLSGHAEYYKQFKNFVLVLTENRYKELGYLDRPNDDRLTVLLRGELNKWACNYGHQGCIQTFTNMFQQWRKNNTSTIKPNQRSVAYCMGAKYGSKDDWQFLWNQYFDSNSANDQITLLQALGCSNDSTILEMYLLSALKSFEETRIRKQDCTSVFSAVYGSGIGGAEFVLNFVDKYHAQMKEYNGLGLVSSVLSSASQRFSTKQLVDKFDNLIQRRKVEFESIQTSLQNALEIAKYELWWFEKNIDPIISWIDSHDKENPSPMDNSTSEYRLPQNLSPSKYYINVKTDVNEADNFTFDGTVRIDTVVKQKTKTIVLHSSDLSHDNVNVLVGDKSVAVLTFTVDKKYDFLTIEVAEELQVGQNVTIVVGFKGSLNEDMRGFYRSWYFDFNYKIRWLAATHMEPVGARKMFPCFDEPAMKAKFVVNVTVPGNYSAISNMPIEHTVDHGNGRRSLLFKETPIMSTYLVALVVSDFKALKNSNEKYAVWADPMKIKYANYSLSVMEPLVSYYEKALSIPYQLPKLDMVALPDFVSGAMENWGLLTYKERYLLDGDKSTTDSKQSIINVISHEITHQWFGDYVSPLWWKYLWLNEGFARYFQYHGTASVKKDWSLEAQFVVEQLHSALETDSLASTHPMTHDVYSPTQIRGIFDTISYAKAASVIRMLEKSLGNDVFFKALHNYLEKRKYDVATPTDLADAFKDQITDPVIKNEIHSIMNSWTNQSGYPVIHVTVQPDHVILRQERFILKPGKDKVPAAKWYTPISWTSLNTLNFNDTKPGYWLQNTTDSLPIKNDFILLNLQQSGFYRTNYDNQTWKRIINVLKSDQREKIHEINRASLIDDLMNFGRAEMVDYDTVLTATQYLTQETDYIPWRAFFNNLNYLHKHMQGRDAYGAFKRYVSSLLLPIYNKLGFEDKETDSHVTKLFRLHVRKWACKLNISNCEEEAWSYWRFNHAGNKYPSIQANYYSVVYCTVARRNSFHHWDLLMALYGNTKFPAHKLILLQSAACTTDKAMLKQLLHQAITKNYYIRFEDSSSIFSYVMDASPEGVETVIEFVKNNYEEMVRYFREESSVRSIVSAIGKKVFTQKLYNKYTNLLEWLSEKDPTSRNTLNSYKNDPDYEVKWAERHIPMLHEWFATKYSLDDYRLPSTFSPLKYNISLSPGFEERNFTFTGRVKIEIERKKDDVSRIVVNAYKLYIKDVSVYQNPSEPLQVSSWLLNPNTQTLSIFMKNFIKSDKLFVDITYTGNLNDDMEGFYRSHYVNSKKQLRWLATTQFEPTYARQAFPCFDEPAMKAKFVIDMERPTDYVVLSNMPLLSTRPSNNTGRVWDTFKETPNMSSYLIAFVVCDFQKVRTSLQSINVWGRPEIVAKGELAEIVAPRIVQYLFQETGHLFTLPKLDLIGIPDFQMGAMENWGLVTFREYGLFYEKDATTAKYKDYIITIIAHELAHSMFGNLVTCDWWEYIWLNEGFAEYMQWRLSDMYQPQNNYQHLFVVNDLQPALLNDASSSTHPMNNPVSKPSEIKKVFDTVTYGKSSSVIRMIQKTFGQEMFKNAISNYLTHRRYSTATPKDLWKHFTSEVNKTGGLGEWNITFESLMDGWTNKPGYPIVFAEYDSVALTLTQKHYSTYKRSGDFWIPITMTDSSAPDFTKTSTNLWLGEDDLRVDLKRNVEWFIINIQQSGYYRVNYDTKSWLRLIKALMQPTHSDIHCTNRAQIVDDVFNLARDGHLSYNITIPTTVYLVKENNYLPWKAFFNALNFIVQRYEGQIGRDLLRDYVLALTTNRYKVLGFLDLYTESHLDQLNRELILTWTCKYGNKDCVTQSTSLFREWRQDVKNKNDISPNARAAVYCTALRSGSDTEWNFLWEQYLKTDLATEKMVMLNALGCTENETLLNKYIQYMLDRTYPSKIRKQDISTAFASIYNAGQHGVDVILDFLMNDYEKLYEYYGNWDGVADLISKVASRVSTSSQILKLNSFAETKVTNVTNLLPAVQSAIKTAKKNEDWYLTNSALINDLLKYSIPAIHKHNSSAAGTIRPLTILFTTVCTIFVYILSN from the exons ATGAATTTCATCCAGGACTGGGCTTCAATTACAGTTCTCCTTTTAGTGGTCGCTGGATTTCAATTAACAAAGGGGAATCAAG AACGATTTGCCGAAGATGGAGAGAATATTACGTTCTACGACTACCGATTACCAAAAACGGTTATACCCATTAGTTATGAGATCAATCTCATACCAACCATGGGGGGTGACTTCACATTTATCGGGTCTATGAGTATTAATGCCATAGTGCAACAGTTGACCGACACCGTAACTCTGCATCATGGAAGTGTCAATATAACGACGCTAACTGTTAACTGGAATAATcaaacgataaataaaacacCCTCCAGATACAACGACACTACAGAGAAATATGAAATCAGTCTTAACAGAACATTGAATAAAGGAGAGAGTATATCCATCAACATCGCGTACAGGGGAAAGCTCCGAGACGACATGATTGGATTCTATAAGAGCTCTTACATCGATTCTAATGGAAAGATTAG ATGGATCGCCTCGACGCAGTTCCAAACAGCGCACGCTAGACATGCCTTCCCGTGCTTCGACGAGCCAAGTTTCAAAGCAAGGTTTACAATCAGGATTCTAACACCTCAGGGGTACAATTCCCTTAGCAACATGCCACTTCACAAAAGTTATAAAGA ACCACAAGGAACCTGGGACGAATTTCAACAAAGTATCCCCATGTCCACTTATCTGGTCGCCTTCATCATTTCGGACTTCGAAAGTTTGCAAATCGGCAACTTAAGCATTTGGGCCAGGCCCAACGCCATTCGTCAAGCGATGTATGCCAGGGACCTCGGTCTAGAAGGTCTTCTTTACCTGTCCAGATTGTTCAAGCAAGATTTCAATATCCCCAAGATGGATATGGTTGCTATACCAGACTTCTCAGCTGGTGCTATGGAGAACTGGGGTCTCATCACCTACAGAGAAATGAGATTGCTATGTGACAGTTCGACTTCCGATTATGCTAATCAATCCGTCGCTACTGTAATCGTTCATGAATTGACTCACGAGTGGTTCGGTAATATGATCACTCCTGAATGGTGGAGCTACTTGTGGCTGAGCGAAGCGTTCGCTAGGTACTTCCAGTACTTTGGCACTGCACAG ATTGAAAAAACATGGAACTTGGAGGAACAGTTCGTTGTAGAACAGCATCAGACAGCCTACGCTTCAGACGGGGTCGAATCATCTCAGCCAATGAGTCGTGAGGTTTCAAATACCCAGCAGCTTAGTTCAATAGGGGACACCATAACTTATAACAAAGGTGGCAGCATCGTAAGAATGATGAATCTCACATTCGGATCCGAGGTGTTCGAAGCTAGCCTGCAAAATTATCTGAGCAACAA CAAAGAGACAAAGGTAGCGCGACCAGAGAATCTATGGGAGGAATTTCAGAAGGAGATCAACAGACGTAATCAGTCTCTAAACGCCACTGTTCGTGAAATCATGTCCACatggacggagaaagctggaTATCCGGTTCTAAACATAACCATCAACAGAGAGGGTGTAGCAAGTCTGCAACAAGGACGTTTCTTTTTGAGGAATTTAAAATCGACACCTACGAACATGGTATGGTGGGTACCTCTCAGTTGGACCACCAAAGAGAATCCAAACTTTAATGTTGTGAAGCCGAGACACTGGTTGAACAAGGAACGAGACACAATTAATGTTGGGAACAGTTCAGGATGGGTGATATTCAATGTTCAATCATCAG GTTTCTACCGAGTGAATTATGACTATGCATCCTGGTATCGCATTTTCGAAACTCTAAACAGCAAAAACTATGCAGACATTCATGTGCTTAATCGAGCAGCGTTGGTTGATGATTCTTTGAATCTAGCGAGAGCTGGTATGCTCTCGTATAACATAACATTTGATTGTCTGCGGTATCTTAAATTAGAAACAAATTATTTGCCTTTCAAATCTGCGTTCTCTGGGCTCTCGTATCTTGATCAAAGATTATCTGGACATGCCGAATATTACAAACAGTTTAAG AATTTTGTCCTTGTTCTTACCGAAAATAGATATAAAGAACTGGGGTATCTGGATCGTCCCAATGATGACAGATTGACAGTATTATTGAGAGGGGAACTGAACAAATGGGCCTGCAATTATGGCCACCAGGGATGCATTCAGACTTTCACTAACATGTTCCAACAATGGAGGAAGAACAACACTTCAAC AATCAAACCAAACCAGAGATCAGTAGCATATTGCATGGGTGCGAAATATGGATCAAAGGACGACTGGCAATTCCTATGGAATCAGTATTTCGATTCGAACTCTGCCAATGATCAAATAACCTTATTACAAGCTCTTGGATGCAGCAATGACAGCACGATCTTAGAGAT GTATCTTCTTTCCGCCCTGAAGAGTTTCGAAGAGACCAGAATTCGCAAACAGGACTGTACTTCAGTGTTTTCTGCTGTCTATGGTTCCGGTATAGGGGGTGCAGAGTTCGTGTTAAATTTCGTCGATAAATACCATGCTCAGATGAAGGAATA CAACGGACTAGGTTTAGTTTCGAGTGTCCTCTCCTCAGCCTCTCAGCGATTCTCAACCAAACAATTGGTGGACAAATTCGACAATTTAATCCAACGACGTAAAGTGGAATTCGAAAGTATCCAAACCTCTCTACAAAATGCCCTGGAAATAGCAAAGTACGAATTATGGTGGTTTGAGAAGAACATAGATCCCATCATATCGTGGATAGACTCTCACGATAAAGAGAACCCATCTCCAATGGATAACAGCACTAGCGAGTATCGTTTACCTCAAAATTTAAGTCCTTCCAAGTATTATATTAATGTCAAAACGGACGTGAACGAAGCTGACAATTTTACCTTCGATGGTACAGTGAGGATCGACACTGTGGTTAAACAAAAGACAAAAACGATCGTTTTACATTCGTCAGACCTTAGCCACGACAATGTTAATGTACTCGTAGGGGATAAATCTGTGGCTGTTTTGACCTTCACTGTTGATAAAAAATATGACTTTTTGACGATTGAAGTTGCCGAAGAATTGCAAGTTGGACAGAATGTGACCATCGTGGTAGGGTTCAAAGGGTCCTTGAACGAGGACATGAGAGGATTTTATAGAAGTTGGTATTTCgactttaattataaaataag ATGGTTAGCAGCCACTCATATGGAACCAGTTGGAGCAAGAAAGATGTTCCCCTGTTTCGACGAGCCAGCAATGAAAGCCAAATTTGTGGTCAATGTAACCGTGCCAGGAAATTACAGTGCCATTAGCAACATGCCGATTGAACACACCGTAGATCATGG AAATGGACGAAGGTCGCTTCTATTCAAGGAAACTCCTATCATGTCCACGTATCTGGTGGCTCTAGTGGTGTCCGACTTTAAAGCACTGAAGAAtagcaatgaaaaatatgCTGTCTGGGCAGATCCAATGAAGATAAAATACGCAAATTATTCCTTGTCCGTGATGGAGCCCTTAGTCAGTTATTATGAGAAAGCATTGTCGATACCGTACCAGCTTCCCAAGTTGGACATGGTAGCATTACCAGACTTCGTGTCAGGTGCAATGGAGAACTGGGGTCTGTTGACTTACAAAGAAAGATATTTGTTGGATGGTGATAAATCAACGACAGACTCGAAACAGAGCATCATCAATGTTATTTCCCATGAAATCACTCATCAGTGGTTTGGAGATTATGTCAGCCCCCTTTGGTGGAAGTAtctttggctaaatgaaggtTTTGCTAGGTACTTCCAATATCATGGAACAGCCAGT GTGAAGAAGGATTGGTCCTTGGAAGCTCAGTTCGTAGTGGAACAGCTGCACTCGGCTTTAGAAACGGACAGTTTAGCCTCCACTCATCCCATGACCCATGATGTCTACAGCCCAACGCAAATCAGAGGAATATTCGATACCATATCTTATGCCAAGGCTGCTAGCGTGATCAGAATGTTGGAGAAATCATTGGGTAACGACGTATTCTTCAAGGCACTTCATAATTATCTTgaaaaacg GAAATACGACGTAGCAACACCGACGGACTTGGCCGACGCCTTCAAAGATCAGATTACTGATCCCGTCATCAAGAACGAGATTCACTCAATTATGAACTCATGGACCAACCAATCTGGTTACCCTGTTATCCATGTCACCGTTCAACCTGATCACGTGATCCTCAGACAAGAAAGATTCATCCTGAAGCCAGGGAAGGACAAGGTACCTGCAGCCAAATGGTACACCCCCATCAGTTGGACATCTCTGAACACTCTAAATTTCAATGACACGAAGCCAGGATACTGGCTGCAGAACACTACCGATTCTCTGCCAATCAAAAATGATTTCATCTTGCTGAATTTGCAACAATCTG GCTTCTATCGTACGAATTACGACAACCAAACCTGGAAACGAATAATCAACGTCCTGAAGAGCGACCAACGCGAAAAGATTCACGAGATTAATCGTGCTTCATTGATCGATGATTTAATGAACTTTGGCAGGGCAGAGATGGTTGATTATGACACTGTTTTAACTGCTACGCAATATTTGACCCAAGAGACGGATTACATTCCATGGCGTGCATTTTTCAACAACTTGAATTATTTGCATAAACATATGCAAGGTAGAGACGCGTACGGTGCTTTCAAG CGATACGTGAGCTCACTGCTCCTTCCAATATACAATAAACTGGGATTCGAAGATAAAGAAACAGACAGTCATGTAACTAAATTGTTCAGATTGCACGTTCGCAAGTGGGcttgtaaattaaatataagcAACTGTGAAGAAGAAGCTTGGTCGTATTGGCGTTTTAACCATGCAGGCAACAAATACCCATC gATTCAGGCCAATTACTACAGCGTAGTTTATTGCACGGTTGCCAGAAGGAACAGTTTTCACCATTGGGATCTTTTAATGGCCCTCTATGGAAATACTAAATTCCCTGCACACAAGTTGATACTTCTTCAATCTGCAGCTTGCACCACGGACAAAGCCATGCTCAAGCA GTTACTTCACCAAGcaataacaaaaaattattacatacGATTCGAGGATAGCTCGAGCATATTTTCTTACGTTATGGACGCCAGCCCAGAGGGTGTTGAAACCGTCATcgaatttgttaaaaataattacgaaGAAATGGTCAGATA CTTTAGGGAAGAGTCGAGCGTGCGCAGTATAGTAAGCGCAATAGGGAAGAAAGTTTTCACCCAGAAGCTTTATAATAAG TACACCAATTTGCTTGAATGGCTGAGTGAAAAGGATCCAACTTCTCGAAACACATTGAACTCGTACAAAAATGACCCGGACTATGAAGTGAAATGGGCGGAGAGACATATCCCTATGCTACACGAATGGTTCGCGACCAAATATTCGCTCGATGACTATAGACTGCCGTCTACATTTTCACCGTTGAAATATAACATCTCTCTGTCTCCTGGATTCGAGGAGAGGAACTTCACGTTTACCGGAAGGGTGAAGATCGAAATAGAGCGTAAAAAAGACGATGTATCCCGTATAGTCGTGAACGCGTATAAACTATACATCAAGGACGTATCCGTATATCAAAATCCCTCTGAACCATTGCAAGTAAGCAGTTGGCTACTGAACCCCAATACACAGACACTTTCGATATTTAtgaagaattttataaaaagtgACAAACTGTTCGTCGACATTACGTACACCGGTAATTTGAATGACGATATGGAAGGATTTTATCGAAGTCATTATGTCAATAGCAAGAAACAACTTCG TTGGTTGGCTACGACTCAGTTTGAACCAACTTACGCCAGACAAGCGTTCCCATGCTTCGATGAACCGGCCATGAAAGCTAAATTTGTGATTGATATGGAAAGACCCACGGATTACGTTGTCCTCAGCAACATGCCTCTCTTAAGCACCCGTCCGTCAAA taACACAGGCCGTGTTTGGGATACGTTTAAAGAAACGCCGAATATGTCATCGTATCTGATTGCATTCGTCGTCTGCGATTTCCAAAAAGTGAGAACTTCCTTACAATCTATAAATGTGTGGGGTCGGCCTGAGATTGTAGCAAAGGGCGAATTAGCAGAAATCGTTGCTCCAAGAATAGTCCAGTACTTGTTCCAGGAAACTGGACATTTATTTACATTGCCGAAATTGGACCTCATAGGAATTCCAGACTTCCAAATGGGTGCCATGGAAAATTGGGGACTCGTTACATTTAG AGAGTACGGACTTTTCTATGAAAAGGACGCGACCACGGCTAAATACAAGGATTATATAATCACCATAATAGCCCATGAATTGGCTCATTCGATGTTTGGAAACCTGGTCACTTGCGATTGGTGGGAATACATTTGGTTGAACGAAGGTTTCGCGGAATACATGCAGTGGCGACTTTCGGATATG TATCAACCTCAAAATAACTACCAGCATCTCTTCGTCGTCAACGATTTACAACCGGCGTTGCTAAACGACGCCTCGTCATCGACCCACCCTATGAACAATCCTGTTAGCAAACCTtcggaaataaaaaaagtctTCGACACCGTTACTTATGGAAAAT CGTCCAGCGTGATACGAATGATACAAAAAACATTTGGGCAAGAAATGTTCAAAAACGCCATCTCAAACTATTTGACGCATCGTCGGTATAGTACAGCAACTCCAAAAGACCTTTGGAAACATTTCACAAGCGAGGTAAACAAAACAGGCGGATTAGGGGAATGGAACATAACATTTGAATCGCTAATGGACGGCTGGACCAATAAACCAGGATATCCAATTGTGTTTGCAGAGTATGACTCCGTCGCCCTAACGCTAACTCAG AAACATTACTCCACGTATAAACGTTCCGGGGATTTCTGGATACCGATAACTATGACAGACAGCTCCGCACCGGATTTCACGAAGACTTCGACAAACTTATGGTTAGGAGAAGATGATTTGCGTGTCGATTTAAAGAGAAATGTGGAATGGTTCATTATAAACATCCAACAGTCCGGTTATTATCGAGTAAACTACGACACCAAGTCCTGGTTACGTTTGATCAAAGCTCTAATGCAACCTACTCATAGTGACATACACTGTACAAATCGTGCTCAAATTGTCGACGATGTTTTCAACCTGGCTCGCGATGGCCATCTGTCGTACAACATAACGATACCCACCACGGTATACCTGGTGAAGGAGAATAATTACTTGCCCTGGAAAGCGTTCTTTAACGCATTGAATTTTATTGTACAACGATACGAAGGACAAATTGGCCGTGACTTGCTTCGGGACTACGTTTTAGCTTTGACGACAAACAGGTACAAGGTTCTAGGCTTCCTGGACTTGTACACGGAATCCCATCTTGACCAGTTGAACAGGGAACTGATCCTAACTTGGACATGCAAATATGGTAATAAAGATTGTGTAACGCAGTCCACGAGCTTATTTAGAGAATGGCGCCAAGATGTTAAGAACAA GAACGATATTTCGCCAAACGCAAGAGCAGCCGTTTATTGTACAGCTTTGAGAAGTGGATCTGACACCGAATGGAACTTTTTGTGGGAACAGTACCTGAAAACAGACCTTGCTACCGAGAAGATGGTCATGCTGAATGCTCTCGGTTGCACTGAGAACGAAACATTATTAAACAA GTACATACAATACATGCTGGATCGTACATACCCCTCAAAAATTCGCAAACAAGATATTAGCACAGCGTTTGCATCAATTTACAATGCTGGACAACATGGAGTTGACGTGATTTTGGACTTCCTGATGAACGATTACGAGAAATTATACGAATA CTACGGTAACTGGGACGGTGTTGCTGATTTAATCTCCAAAGTGGCTTCACGTGTTTCAACTTCAAGCcaaattttaaag TTAAACAGCTTTGCTGAGACTAAAGTAACAAATGTGACGAACCTTCTACCAGCAGTGCAATCTGCAATCAAAACAGCGAAGAAGAATGAAGATTGGTACTTAACGAACTCAGCACTGATCAATGActtattgaaatattcaattcCAGCCATACATAAACATAATTCCAGTGCTGCAGGTACCATTCGTCCTTTAACTATTCTTTTCACAACAGTATGCACAATATTCGTGTACATATTAAGTAATTGA